In Phlebotomus papatasi isolate M1 chromosome 1, Ppap_2.1, whole genome shotgun sequence, the following proteins share a genomic window:
- the LOC129799817 gene encoding arylsulfatase B-like — protein sequence MYNQVPGQIGVPIQCENAASVQNKPNLVIIMADDLGSHDISLRGSNEILTPNIDALGYQGTIFNHHYTCAMCTPTRAALLTGKYPIHMGMQHYVLRTGEPRGLPLNEKLLPEYLKEVGYKTHIIGKWHLGFAKKSFIPTNRGFESHIGYLGAFIDYFDSTVRFNNSPFSPGFDFRRNESVYRDRVGEYLTDVLTDEASKIIRGHDPLQGPLFLYLSHQAPHAANDDDPLQTTSEDIEKMQHIQDPKRRAYAAMVRALDRSVGRVIRVLEEKEMLKNTVILFFSDNGGPTLGLYNNRAFNYPLRGQKNGPWEGSFRGTAILWSPLLRKRHYVSKHLIHITDWLPTFANLAGATSYKYKKLDGYDIWLTASNNLPPIRREILHNINPIDGYSSFYRDGWKYVNGTTLAGQYDSWLGNISQESFPENLNYPELVMNSDVWQTLNPFAAKILKTKDIEAIRKNTKIKCGKRIPFSRTCEPLKAPCLFYLTKDPCEISNLAHFRPVRMQVIKERLEHYEKSSIPPSNLPPDPESDPALNDYLWTWWLEKDDKR from the exons ATGTACAATCAAGtacctggacaaattggtgtccc aatacAATGTGAAAATGCAGCAAGTGTTCAGAATAAACCCAATTTAGTGATAATCATGGCAGATGATTTA GGATCCCATGATATAAGTCTGAGAGGAAGTAATGAGATTCTGACACCAAATATCGATGCCCTAGGCTATCAAGGAACTATCTTCAATCATCACTATACCTGTGCTATGTGTACACCTACAAGAGCAGCTTTGCTAACTGGAAAATATCCTATTCACATGGGAATGCAGCATTATGTACTGCGAACAGGTGAACCCAGAGGTCTTCCGCTGAATGAAAAACTTCTCCCTGAGTACCTCAAAGAAGTTGGGTACAAGACCCATATCATAGGAAAGTGGCATCTTGGCTTTGCCAAGAAGTCATTTATTCCCACGAACAGGGGTTTTGAATCCCATATAGGATATTTGGGGGCTTTTATTGATTACTTTGATAGTACCGTAAGGTTCAATAATTCACCATTTTCCCCTGGATTTGATTTTCGACGCAATGAAAGTGTCTACAGAGACAGAGTTGGAGAATATTTAACAGATGTTTTGACTGATGAGGCATCGAAGATCATTAGGGGTCATGATCCATTGCAAGGACCTCTATTTCTTTACTTGTCCCACCAAGCTCCTCATGCTGCAAATGATGATGATCCTCTTCAGACTACCTCAGAGGACATTGAGAAAATGCAACATATCCAAGATCCAAAGAGAAGAGCATATGCTGCAATGGTCAGAGCCTTAGATCGATCTGTTGGAAGGGTCATACGAGTCCTAGAGGAGAAGGAAATGCTGAAAAATACAGTTATTTTGTTCTTCTCAGACAATGGAGGTCCAACTCTAGGGCTATACAACAATCGTGCATTCAATTATCCACTGAGAGGG caaaaaaatggtccttGGGAAGGAAGTTTTCGAGGAACGGCAATCCTTTGGAGTCCATTACTGAGAAAACGACACTACGTCTCTAAGCATTTGATACACATTACTGATTGGCTACCAACATTTGCCAATTTAGCAGGGGCTACATCCTACAAATACAAAAAGCTCGATGGGTACGACATTTGGTTGACTGCATCTAATAATCTGCCACCAATTCGAAGAGAAATCTTGCACAATATTAATCCAATTGATGGATATTCCTCATTTTACCGAGATGGTTGGAAATATGTTAATGGAACGACTTTGGCTGGTCAATACGACTCTTGGCTGGGAAATATATCTCAAgaaagctttcctgaaaatttaaattacccCGAACTTGTGATGAACAGCGATGTGTGGCAGACTCTTAATCCCTTTGCTGCAAAGATATTAAAGACAAAGGACATTGAGGCGATTAGGAAAAATACAAAGATCAAATGCGGAAAGAGAATTCCATTTTCAAGAACTTGTGAGCCACTTAAAGCCCCCTGTCTCTTCTATCTGACGAAAGATCCTTGCGAAATTAGCAATTTGGCGCACTTTCGACCAGTTAGAATGCAGGTGATAAAAGAGAGGCTGGAGCATTACGAAAAATCTTCAATACCTCCAAGCAATTTACCACCCGACCCAGAGAGTGATCCAGCGTTAAATGATTACTTGTGGACTTGGTGGTTGGAGAAGGATGACAAACGGTAA